The following are encoded together in the Candidatus Poribacteria bacterium genome:
- a CDS encoding sugar phosphate isomerase/epimerase, giving the protein MGFKFGYSTLRWQTPDFEELLTQLKDAGWDGWEMRQSLDWVGTPQHIRQVCNNTDLPIAAVTARGLPIDQNTEQMELNKRRIDFAAEVEADCFMFMGAGKPQDRPVNNSDLAALADVSEAWAEYAGQYGLEVCYHIHTNTTVDSIDDWAKYMSLLRKCKLCIDVSHSALWGFDPIESIRRYSDVLVYVHLQDYAGYTGGDGNSYDVDWVDVGAGTVMDFPGIMSTLEELNYDRWVTACPGQLEERSDLERMTVNREYLRQLGY; this is encoded by the coding sequence ATGGGTTTCAAATTTGGATATAGTACTTTACGTTGGCAGACACCGGATTTTGAGGAATTGTTGACGCAACTGAAGGACGCGGGATGGGACGGTTGGGAGATGCGGCAATCCTTGGACTGGGTGGGCACGCCACAACACATTCGACAGGTGTGCAACAATACGGATTTACCGATCGCCGCTGTAACGGCACGTGGACTGCCGATCGACCAAAACACAGAACAGATGGAACTCAACAAACGACGTATTGATTTTGCCGCAGAAGTTGAAGCCGATTGTTTCATGTTCATGGGTGCGGGAAAACCGCAAGACCGACCAGTGAATAATTCGGATCTTGCTGCACTCGCTGATGTCTCCGAAGCGTGGGCAGAATACGCTGGACAATACGGACTGGAGGTCTGTTACCATATCCATACCAATACGACAGTGGACTCAATCGACGATTGGGCAAAATATATGAGCCTCCTCCGAAAGTGTAAATTGTGCATAGATGTGTCACACTCCGCACTCTGGGGATTCGACCCGATTGAATCCATCCGACGTTATAGCGATGTCCTCGTCTATGTCCATCTTCAGGATTATGCAGGCTACACGGGTGGAGATGGCAACTCATACGATGTAGACTGGGTGGATGTTGGTGCTGGCACTGTCATGGATTTCCCCGGTATCATGTCAACGCTCGAGGAACTCAATTATGACCGTTGGGTTACCGCGTGTCCTGGGCAGCTTGAGGAACGTTCGGATCTCGAACGCATGACGGTGAACCGCGAGTATCTGCGCCAGTTAGGCTATTAA
- a CDS encoding LamG domain-containing protein: MDAIRVATIPSSHCGSDLIKAGITTTGGIQRLESSNDVQTDSWQHFALTWSSGNELALYIDGELDTPTFNSPETKGKLTDATKLVIGKGEKDQGRSWNGLIDDVRIYDRVLDDAEIADLAAGELAVEANGKLATVWGHLKQKGTH; this comes from the coding sequence ATGGACGCGATCCGGGTGGCGACGATACCGTCCTCTCATTGCGGTAGTGACCTTATCAAAGCGGGTATTACCACAACAGGCGGAATTCAACGGCTTGAAAGCTCAAACGATGTGCAGACGGATTCTTGGCAGCACTTCGCATTGACATGGAGCAGTGGCAACGAACTGGCACTCTACATTGACGGTGAACTCGATACACCCACCTTTAACAGTCCAGAGACTAAGGGAAAGTTGACGGATGCCACCAAATTGGTCATAGGCAAAGGCGAAAAAGACCAAGGGCGTTCATGGAACGGACTCATTGACGATGTTCGTATTTACGACAGAGTTTTAGATGATGCGGAGATTGCAGACCTCGCGGCGGGTGAGCTTGCGGTTGAAGCGAATGGAAAGTTAGCAACCGTTTGGGGACATTTAAAGCAAAAAGGCACTCATTAG
- a CDS encoding glutamate mutase L has protein sequence MNKPAEDIRSILATDCGSTTTKAILIEKRGEAYQLTVRGEAPTTVEAPVEDVTVGVINAITEVEELAGRKLLDDGVILKPQRGDEGVDIYISTSSAGGGLQMMVAGVVRNLTGESAERAALGAGAIVMDVIASNDKRLPHEKIERIRHLRPDMLLLSGGVDGGTTSHVVELAEIIAAARPKPRLGIAYELPLIYAGNTDARELIEERLQDVMALEMVDNLRPVLERENLMPTRHKIQDQFLEHVMAHAPGYRKLIDWTDAPIMPTPGAVGEIIQTVSEQQNIEVVGVDIGGATTDVFSVFKNREAEPIFNRTVSANLGMSYSVSNVLAEAGLENVLRWVPFDIEVGDLRNRIKNKMIRPTTIPQTLQELILEQAIAREALRLAFEQHKQLAVELRGVQQQRTISEAFDQAESGQTLVDMLSLDMLVGSGGVLSHAPRRQQAMLMMIDAFQPEGITHLAVDSIFMMPQLGVLAQVNPEAATQVFERDCLIHLGTAISPVGTSKVGETCLSIEISIAGNPPIAEDVPYGELRLYPLSLGEKASLKLQPSRRFDVGAGNGHAVEAAVMGGVVGLVVDTRGRPLEIPADAQQRVAQLTKWQAALDAYP, from the coding sequence ATGAACAAACCAGCGGAGGACATCCGCTCTATTCTTGCCACGGATTGTGGCAGCACAACAACGAAAGCAATCCTAATTGAAAAAAGAGGTGAGGCATACCAACTCACCGTGCGGGGTGAGGCACCCACCACGGTTGAAGCACCCGTAGAGGATGTAACAGTAGGCGTTATCAATGCCATCACCGAAGTTGAGGAACTCGCCGGACGCAAACTCCTCGATGACGGTGTGATTCTCAAACCGCAACGCGGCGATGAAGGTGTCGATATCTATATATCCACCAGTAGTGCGGGTGGCGGACTCCAGATGATGGTAGCAGGTGTCGTCCGCAATTTGACCGGAGAAAGCGCGGAGCGCGCCGCACTCGGCGCGGGTGCAATCGTTATGGATGTCATCGCATCTAACGATAAACGCCTGCCACACGAAAAAATTGAACGTATCCGGCATCTACGTCCCGATATGCTCCTCCTTTCCGGTGGTGTCGATGGCGGGACTACCTCACACGTCGTTGAATTGGCTGAGATTATCGCCGCTGCGCGTCCGAAACCTCGATTGGGGATCGCTTATGAACTCCCCCTCATCTATGCTGGTAACACAGACGCTCGCGAATTAATCGAAGAACGTCTGCAAGACGTAATGGCATTGGAAATGGTGGATAACCTCCGTCCGGTTTTAGAGCGTGAAAACCTCATGCCGACACGACACAAGATTCAGGACCAATTCCTTGAACACGTTATGGCACATGCACCCGGTTATAGGAAACTCATCGACTGGACAGATGCCCCTATAATGCCGACACCGGGCGCAGTCGGCGAGATAATTCAGACCGTCTCCGAACAACAAAATATTGAAGTCGTCGGCGTTGATATCGGTGGCGCGACAACTGATGTATTTTCCGTCTTTAAAAACAGAGAAGCGGAACCCATCTTTAACCGCACTGTGAGTGCCAATCTCGGTATGAGTTATAGCGTTTCCAACGTCCTTGCTGAAGCCGGTTTAGAAAACGTTCTCCGTTGGGTGCCGTTTGATATTGAGGTCGGCGACCTCCGCAACCGCATCAAAAACAAAATGATTCGTCCGACGACAATCCCACAAACGTTGCAAGAACTGATTCTCGAACAAGCGATCGCGCGTGAGGCACTCCGACTCGCTTTCGAGCAACACAAACAACTCGCCGTCGAATTGCGCGGTGTCCAGCAACAACGGACGATCTCTGAAGCCTTCGATCAAGCGGAAAGCGGTCAAACCCTTGTAGACATGCTCTCCTTGGATATGCTCGTCGGAAGTGGGGGTGTTTTATCGCACGCGCCCCGGCGGCAGCAAGCCATGCTGATGATGATAGATGCTTTTCAACCCGAAGGCATAACCCATCTCGCCGTTGATAGCATCTTCATGATGCCACAACTCGGGGTCTTAGCACAGGTCAACCCGGAAGCCGCGACGCAGGTCTTTGAACGGGATTGCCTCATCCATTTAGGCACTGCGATCTCGCCAGTCGGCACTTCAAAGGTGGGTGAGACGTGCCTTTCCATTGAAATTAGTATCGCAGGCAATCCGCCTATCGCCGAGGATGTTCCTTACGGCGAACTCCGTCTCTATCCGCTATCATTGGGAGAAAAGGCATCCTTAAAACTCCAGCCCTCGCGAAGGTTTGATGTTGGTGCGGGGAATGGACACGCTGTTGAAGCAGCGGTGATGGGGGGTGTCGTCGGATTGGTCGTTGATACTCGCGGGAGACCGCTTGAAATACCAGCGGATGCGCAGCAGCGCGTCGCGCAACTGACCAAATGGCAGGCGGCTTTAGATGCCTACCCCTAA
- a CDS encoding Gfo/Idh/MocA family oxidoreductase, with product MDKVKLGFIGTGGMASAHMRNLNEDFEDVEFCAMCDISEDRAKQRAEEFGGNAYSDYRVMYDKEDLDAVYICTPPFAHGEQERIACEQGIAMFIEKPIHSELEPAIIINEYVEQSGVVTSVGYHWRYGGNAQNAKAMLEEQPQILGALGYWMGGMPGTPWWRVRAESGGQHVEQTTHIFDLARFLVGSDGKTVHGVAASGSMAHIENYDIDDISMVNIEFKNGAVANIVSACAMEGFGRVHLEVFTRGLVVTVGGSNEVNRGGETEPLSNDGGADRDRVFIDAVKSGDTSKILSPYSDALETLRIMLAASTSFRTGKAVDL from the coding sequence ATGGATAAAGTGAAACTCGGTTTTATCGGAACCGGCGGTATGGCGAGCGCACACATGCGTAACCTCAATGAAGACTTCGAGGACGTTGAATTTTGTGCAATGTGTGACATCTCGGAAGACCGCGCAAAACAGCGTGCCGAGGAATTCGGTGGCAACGCTTACAGCGATTACCGTGTCATGTATGATAAAGAAGACTTGGACGCGGTTTATATTTGTACACCCCCTTTTGCGCACGGTGAACAGGAACGCATCGCTTGTGAACAAGGCATCGCGATGTTTATCGAGAAGCCGATCCATTCCGAGTTAGAACCGGCGATCATTATTAATGAATACGTTGAACAGAGCGGCGTCGTCACGAGTGTCGGTTACCACTGGCGTTACGGTGGGAATGCACAGAACGCCAAGGCAATGCTTGAAGAACAACCGCAGATTCTCGGTGCACTCGGATATTGGATGGGTGGCATGCCCGGTACACCGTGGTGGCGCGTGCGCGCCGAATCCGGTGGACAACACGTCGAACAGACAACACATATCTTTGATCTTGCTCGCTTCCTCGTTGGTAGTGACGGTAAAACCGTCCATGGTGTTGCCGCGAGCGGTAGTATGGCGCATATTGAGAACTATGACATAGATGACATCAGCATGGTGAACATCGAATTCAAGAACGGTGCTGTTGCGAATATCGTCTCGGCTTGTGCGATGGAAGGTTTCGGTCGCGTGCATCTTGAAGTCTTTACGCGTGGACTCGTTGTTACTGTCGGGGGTTCAAACGAAGTGAACCGCGGTGGCGAGACGGAACCGCTCTCGAACGACGGTGGAGCCGACCGGGATCGTGTCTTCATTGATGCCGTAAAGTCCGGCGATACCTCAAAGATTCTATCACCTTACAGCGATGCATTAGAGACACTTCGCATCATGCTTGCGGCGAGCACTTCCTTCCGCACCGGTAAGGCAGTAGACCTGTAG
- a CDS encoding TIM barrel protein, which translates to MMPINQSICFGGFSRGRDPIEVIKKAADIGYKSVEMLPAEYWSVVQDHGMRVAIIVGHASLPSGLNDPSNHDRIEDEILKNIDIAAENDIPGLICFSGNREGRSEEEGRDNTIAGLSRVTKAAEEKGINLCVELLNSKVNHPDYQCDKTEWGVEVCKGVGSPRAQLLYDIYHMQIMEGDLIRNITDYSDYIGHYHTAGNPGRHDLDDEQEIYYPAVMRAIVNTGYDLYVGHEFGPKGDAFDAMQHAYDVCNV; encoded by the coding sequence ATTATGCCAATTAATCAATCCATCTGTTTCGGTGGTTTCAGCCGTGGCAGAGATCCAATAGAAGTCATCAAGAAAGCCGCTGACATCGGTTATAAATCCGTTGAAATGCTACCCGCAGAATACTGGTCGGTCGTCCAGGACCACGGGATGCGCGTTGCGATTATCGTCGGACACGCGTCACTGCCGTCCGGCTTGAATGATCCGAGCAACCACGACAGGATTGAAGATGAAATCCTCAAGAACATTGACATCGCGGCGGAAAACGACATCCCCGGACTCATCTGTTTCTCTGGCAACCGAGAAGGCAGATCAGAAGAAGAGGGACGTGATAACACAATCGCAGGCTTGTCCCGCGTTACGAAAGCCGCTGAGGAAAAAGGAATCAATCTCTGCGTCGAGCTGCTCAACAGTAAAGTCAACCACCCAGATTATCAGTGCGATAAGACGGAGTGGGGGGTTGAGGTCTGCAAAGGGGTAGGTTCACCCCGAGCGCAGCTGCTCTATGACATCTACCACATGCAGATCATGGAAGGCGACCTAATCCGTAACATCACGGATTACAGCGACTATATCGGGCACTACCATACCGCAGGTAACCCCGGACGGCACGACCTCGATGACGAGCAAGAGATTTACTATCCTGCCGTGATGCGTGCCATCGTCAACACTGGATACGACCTCTATGTAGGACATGAATTCGGTCCCAAAGGCGATGCCTTCGATGCGATGCAACACGCTTATGATGTGTGTAACGTCTAA